One window of uncultured Methanobrevibacter sp. genomic DNA carries:
- a CDS encoding Mur ligase family protein — protein MVVKARLFVAKVSSKVATQLSKIGPGAGKNIPGYVFSKVGGKQSVSDIAKDLKLGSVLITGTNGKTTTTTLLIKLMSKDLQIRKSFENNTVHSIITAILNQKGDLGIFEYGIRNLEYGIPDTVQKLIDPIGVVYTTISEEHTVVNGVKNPFLSYYRAKILLSKEMTDGVIVTNCDDPRTAFIGISKNDIPINYYGIECDDVVDLLGSTVKCPNCGELLEYSKHTLNHRGVYSCKCGFKRPEPDVKLADIEFNEDNWKLHIVGDLFNYFASKNVQFDVNVVVPPFGFHNIYNILASVTAYVTFTPKLDNIEKNIMDVFNNIDMSFVPPGRFEVIKYNGKNIGMGQGDNGDAVSINVNLMNQYIDGDLEFIYTTPDAEEDDIFNSHYEVIKKINPKHVIVIPGRKSVEKAEEYCNIIKKDFDSVDFYPISYENLDERISKVAELAKNSSYDNVILTGCGEEFAFWESVKRNFD, from the coding sequence ATGGTAGTAAAAGCTAGGTTATTTGTTGCAAAGGTGTCCAGTAAAGTTGCAACCCAACTTTCAAAAATAGGTCCTGGAGCAGGTAAGAATATTCCAGGTTATGTATTTTCAAAAGTTGGGGGTAAACAGTCAGTTTCAGATATCGCAAAGGACTTGAAGTTGGGTTCAGTTTTGATAACTGGAACTAATGGTAAAACCACTACTACTACGTTACTTATAAAATTAATGTCTAAAGACCTTCAAATTAGAAAAAGTTTTGAAAACAATACTGTACATTCAATTATTACAGCAATCCTAAACCAAAAAGGAGATTTGGGAATCTTTGAATATGGAATTCGTAATCTGGAATATGGAATTCCTGATACTGTTCAAAAATTAATTGATCCTATTGGGGTTGTCTATACAACAATCTCTGAAGAGCACACTGTTGTAAATGGTGTAAAAAATCCATTTTTATCTTATTATCGTGCCAAAATTTTATTGTCAAAGGAAATGACTGACGGGGTTATTGTTACCAATTGTGACGATCCAAGAACTGCGTTTATCGGCATCAGCAAAAATGATATTCCTATAAACTATTATGGAATCGAATGTGATGATGTTGTTGACTTGCTTGGAAGTACTGTTAAATGTCCTAACTGTGGTGAACTTTTAGAATATTCTAAACATACCTTGAACCATCGTGGAGTCTATTCATGTAAATGTGGATTCAAACGCCCGGAACCTGATGTCAAATTGGCCGATATAGAATTTAATGAGGATAATTGGAAATTACATATTGTTGGTGATTTATTTAATTATTTTGCATCCAAAAATGTTCAGTTTGATGTGAATGTTGTAGTTCCTCCTTTCGGATTTCATAATATCTACAACATACTGGCTTCAGTCACTGCATATGTGACTTTCACTCCAAAGCTTGACAACATTGAAAAGAATATTATGGATGTTTTCAATAATATTGACATGTCCTTTGTTCCGCCTGGAAGATTTGAAGTCATTAAATACAATGGCAAAAACATTGGAATGGGACAGGGAGACAATGGGGATGCAGTAAGCATCAACGTCAATCTTATGAACCAGTATATTGACGGAGACCTTGAGTTCATCTATACGACTCCTGATGCTGAAGAGGATGATATCTTCAACAGTCATTATGAAGTCATTAAAAAGATTAATCCTAAACATGTTATTGTTATTCCGGGAAGAAAATCAGTTGAAAAGGCTGAGGAGTATTGTAACATTATTAAAAAGGATTTTGATTCAGTTGATTTTTATCCTATTTCCTATGAGAATTTGGATGAAAGAATAAGTAAGGTCGCCGAGTTGGCTAAAAATTCAAGCTATGATAATGTTATTTTAACCGGATGCGGTGAAGAATTCGCATTCTGGGAAAGTGTGAAAAGGAATTTTGATTAA